The Variovorax sp. S12S4 genome includes the window CAACGCCGAACAGCGCCAGCCCGATGCCTGCTGCATCGAGCATGTTCAGCTCGCGCGCCGACGACATGCCGGCGAGGAAAGGGGCAGAGACAATCCACGCCAGCACAGCCTGCAGGCCGAACACCAGGTACAGGCTCTTGAATCCGAAGTTCGGTTGGTTGCGTTCGCGGATCTGGCGGTAGCGCCGGTCCTCACCATGCCCCCAGTTGCGCCAGCTGATGAAAGCGCTGAGCCGCAATGCCCACACGGTGGCGATCAGCAGCATGCACAGCCCGCGCGGCCCCGCTTGCGGCGGCAGCAGAAGGAAGTACATGGCCGCCGCGGCCAGGATGCAAAGCGACCAGACGCGATCGATCAGGCTGGCGTCGCGCCGTGCCAGGCTGGCGAGCCAGGTTGCGAATGCCAGGACGGCGGTTGTCCCGAGTCCGGCCAGGGCCACCGTCATGAGGCTCGTGTTCTCACCCATGGCTCGTCTCCGGAACGCCGACGCCGTCGAAGCGAATCGAAAGCCGCACCAGCACCGGCATGAGCACCGCCCAGACCACAGCCAGCGTGAGCAGCGCGGGCTCAGGATGCACAAACTCGGCGCCGCCAAGCCGCACGCCCGACGCGAACGACAGCGGACCGAGAACAGCGCCGAGCACGCATGCCAGCCACGGCCGCGCGCGCAGCCACCGCATCGTCACGTTCAGCGCAATGGCGAGCAGCCCCCAGAGCGCCACCAGCCAGTAAGGGGCCAGGTACGGCACGGGCTGCCCGGACGGATAGACCACATGGCCCTGCAGGACGACCGCCGTCTCGATGAAGAACCCCACGGCGCAAGCCACCGCCACGAGCCGCGCTTCGCGTGCCGGCCGGGCCGAAACGAGAAGGTGCCACCCGATGGCCGCCGCAACGCAGGCCGTGCCCGCAAGCGGCAACTGGTGCGCCGCGCCCAGCACGGCCGCAAACCACGCCAGCTGGAACACGGCCAGGTTCGACAGCTGGACGGCGCGCGTGGGCCCGTTCATGCGCGCCGCTCGAAAAGGTAATGGCTCACCCACCACCGCTGGCCGCTCTCATAGCCGAAAAGCTCGGCCACCGACATGAAGAAGAGCCGCCAGCGCATCCACCACAGTTCGGCATCGGCGCCGTAGGTTCTTCTGAAGAGCGGAAACAGCATCATGCGGCGCCCGTCCATGTTGGTGAGCCACGCTTCAGCGGTGCGCTGGTAGTGCGTGCCGTCCCAGCGCCATTGGCGCAGCACCCGCAGGTCGTCCTGGCAGCGCAGCGCCAGGCTGTCGCCCGGCATCATCCCGCCGGAGAAAAAATGGCGGCTCATCCAGTCGCTCGCATCGCGTTCCTCGAAGGCGTAGGGCGCGTCGCGGTGCGCAAACACATGCATGAAGAAGCGGCCCTCGGGCCGCAGCCACCGCGCCACGTTGGCAAAGGCGCGCGGCCAGTTGCGCAGGTGCTCGAACATCTCGACCGAGACGATGCGGTCGAACCGGTCGGCCGTGTAGAACTCGTTGAAGTCGCGCGTGACGACGCGAACGTTGTGCAGCCCACGGCGCGTGGCCTCCACCTCGATGTACTCGCGCTGCGACTGCGAGTTGGACAGCGCCGTGATGCGGCTCGCGGGGTAGCGCTCGGCCATCCACAACGTGAGCGAACCCCAGCCGCAGCCGAGCTCGAGCACGTCCTGCCCGTCGCGCAGGTCCGCGCGCTCGCAGGTGGCCTCCAGCGCGGCCGATTCGGCCTGCATCAAGGTCTTTGCGCCTTCGGGCCAGAAGCAGCTGCTGTACTTGCGGTGATGCCCCAGCACGGCGCCGAAGAAACCGGCCGGCACTTCGTAGTGCTGTTCGTTGGCTTTCTCGGGCAGGGGCGCCAGCGGTGCGGCGCTCATTTCGCGCAGAAACATTTCGGTGAGCTCGGCGGTTTCTTCCGCGGCGCCGCCTTCGAGCTCGGCCAGCCTGGCCCTGAGCAGGCGCCGGATGCCCAGCCGCACGAGAGTGTCGGGCACGAGGCCCCGCTCGACCGAGCGAATGGCGGCTTCAGTGGTTTGCGGCATGCGCGTGAAATCCTTGTTCGCGGCGGCGGAAAGTGCCGCCTGCCGCTATACGCGGGAATCCTCGGGTTGGATCTGCAGCCGCGCGGGGAAACTGAAACAATGCAGCCACCATGGACGGCCTCGATCTCATCAAAACATTCCGCGAAGTGGCGTTCCGGCGCAGCTTCTCCCGTGCAGCCATTTCGCTGGGCATGTCGAAAGCCACGGTCAGCCGCTATGTGGCCGAGCTCGAAGAGCGCAGCGGCGTGCGGCTGCTCAACCGCTCCACCCGTTCGCTCAGCCTGACGGATGCGGGGCAGGTGCTGCTCGACCGCAGCGCCGAACTGGTGGCCATGGCCGAGAACACGCTGAACGACCTGCAGGCCCATGGCTCGCACCCGCGCGGGCGCCTGCGCATGAGCGCGCCGCACGGGCTGATTGCGGGCTGGCTGTCCGACGTGATTGCCGAATTCATCAAGCTCTACCCAGAGGTGTATGTGAGCCTGGTGTTCACCAACAGCGAGATCGACCTGATCGAGGAAGGCATCGACATTCACCTGACAGGCGGGCGCATCGACGACATGAACCTGATCGTGCGGCGGCTGGTGCCGTTCGACATGGTGGTGTGCGCAAGCCCCGGCTATTGGGCGCAGCGCGGCATTCCCAAGGTGCCCGAAGACTTGGCCCGCCACGACGTGCTGAGCTATTCGGCAAAGCCCACCACCCACCTGCCTTTCGAGACCAAGGGCAAGCCGGTCGAGGTGCAGGTGCACAGCCGCATGGAGGCCAACGACGCGGTTGCGCTCATCGAGCTGGCGCTGCGTGGCGCGGGCGTGGCCTATGTGCCCGAGCCGCTGGCGCAGTCGCACCTGGAGCGCGGCGCGCTGGTGCCGGTGCTGCGCGAGCACATGCCGAAGGACCATTGGCTTTACGCGGCCTATTCGCAGCGCCGGCACAACAGCGCCGCCATGCGCGCGATGCT containing:
- a CDS encoding DUF2878 domain-containing protein, producing the protein MNGPTRAVQLSNLAVFQLAWFAAVLGAAHQLPLAGTACVAAAIGWHLLVSARPAREARLVAVACAVGFFIETAVVLQGHVVYPSGQPVPYLAPYWLVALWGLLAIALNVTMRWLRARPWLACVLGAVLGPLSFASGVRLGGAEFVHPEPALLTLAVVWAVLMPVLVRLSIRFDGVGVPETSHG
- a CDS encoding SAM-dependent methyltransferase, giving the protein MPQTTEAAIRSVERGLVPDTLVRLGIRRLLRARLAELEGGAAEETAELTEMFLREMSAAPLAPLPEKANEQHYEVPAGFFGAVLGHHRKYSSCFWPEGAKTLMQAESAALEATCERADLRDGQDVLELGCGWGSLTLWMAERYPASRITALSNSQSQREYIEVEATRRGLHNVRVVTRDFNEFYTADRFDRIVSVEMFEHLRNWPRAFANVARWLRPEGRFFMHVFAHRDAPYAFEERDASDWMSRHFFSGGMMPGDSLALRCQDDLRVLRQWRWDGTHYQRTAEAWLTNMDGRRMMLFPLFRRTYGADAELWWMRWRLFFMSVAELFGYESGQRWWVSHYLFERRA
- a CDS encoding DUF1295 domain-containing protein encodes the protein MGENTSLMTVALAGLGTTAVLAFATWLASLARRDASLIDRVWSLCILAAAAMYFLLLPPQAGPRGLCMLLIATVWALRLSAFISWRNWGHGEDRRYRQIRERNQPNFGFKSLYLVFGLQAVLAWIVSAPFLAGMSSARELNMLDAAGIGLALFGVAFESIGDAQMARFKADAANRGKVMDRGLWRYTRHPNYFGEASVWWGVWLMAMAGAGWGGAWAAVSPVLMTVLLLKVSGVSLLEKDIAERRPAYRDYIARTNAFVPGPQRGKPR
- a CDS encoding LysR family transcriptional regulator, which encodes MDGLDLIKTFREVAFRRSFSRAAISLGMSKATVSRYVAELEERSGVRLLNRSTRSLSLTDAGQVLLDRSAELVAMAENTLNDLQAHGSHPRGRLRMSAPHGLIAGWLSDVIAEFIKLYPEVYVSLVFTNSEIDLIEEGIDIHLTGGRIDDMNLIVRRLVPFDMVVCASPGYWAQRGIPKVPEDLARHDVLSYSAKPTTHLPFETKGKPVEVQVHSRMEANDAVALIELALRGAGVAYVPEPLAQSHLERGALVPVLREHMPKDHWLYAAYSQRRHNSAAMRAMLDFLEQSMGPAGEPPVLPPIPPLTAVVPTACNLSAPRKAAGAPAPVAKKNKSPAEEELLNPFFGR